In Budorcas taxicolor isolate Tak-1 chromosome 16, Takin1.1, whole genome shotgun sequence, the following are encoded in one genomic region:
- the GPR25 gene encoding probable G-protein coupled receptor 25: MRPTEPWSPSAGTAPWDYYSGSGAPGELEPEELCAARDLPYSHAYIPALYLAAFAVGLPGNAFVLWLLSGARGPRRLVDTFVQHLAAADLGFLLTLPLWAAAAARGGRWPFGEGLCKLSSFALAGTRCAGALLLAGLSVDRYLAVGRPLAARSPRSRRCALAACAGVWAAALAAGLPSLAFRRLRPLPGGGLGSQCGEEPSDAFQGLSLLLLLLTLVLPLAVTVVCYCRVSRRLRGPPHLGRARSRSLRIILAVEGAFVGSWLPFCALRAVFHLASLGALPLPCHLLLALRWGLTVATCLAFVNSCANPLIYLLLDRSFRAQLRQRGACGRADRPARWSSSASSLSGDDGSPFRSPARAGGRAQTASAPKAVGP; this comes from the coding sequence ATGCGCCCCACGGAGCCCTGGAGCCCCAGCGCGGGGACGGCGCCCTGGGACTATTACTCGGGGTCGGGCGCACCGGGCGAGCTGGAGCCGGAGGAGTTGTGTGCGGCGCGGGACCTGCCCTACAGCCACGCCTACATCCCTGCGCTCTACCTGGCGGCCTTCGCCGTGGGCCTGCCGGGCAACGCCTTCGTGCTGTGGCTGCTGTCCGGGGCGCGCGGCCCGCGGCGGCTCGTGGACACCTTCGTGCAGCACCTGGCGGCCGCCGACCTGGGCTTCCTGCTCACGCTGCCGCTGTGggccgcggcggcggcgcggggtgGCCGCTGGCCCTTCGGCGAGGGCCTGTGTAAGCTCAGCAGCTTCGCGCTGGCCGGCACGCGCTGCGCGGGCGCCCTGCTGCTGGCCGGCCTCAGCGTGGACCGCTACCTGGCCGTGGGCCGCCCGCTGGCCGCGCGCTCCCCGCGCTCCCGGCGCTGCGCGCTGGCCGCCTGCGCGGGCGTGTGGGCCGCGGCGCTGGCCGCCGGCCTGCCGTCGCTGGCCTTCCGCCGCCTGCGGCCGCTGCCCGGCGGGGGCCTCGGCAGCCAGTGCGGGGAGGAGCCGTCGGACGCCTTCCAGGGcctgagcctgctgctgctgctgctgacccTGGTGCTGCCCCTGGCCGTCACCGTCGTCTGCTACTGCCGCGTGTCGCGCCGTCTGCGCGGGCCGCCGCACCTGGGCCGCGCCCGGAGCCGCTCGCTGCGCATCATCTTGGCTGTCGAGGGCGCCTTCGTGGGCTCCTGGCTGCCCTTCTGCGCCCTACGCGCCGTCTTCCACCTGGCGAGCCTGGGCGCGCTGCCGCTGCCCTGCCACTTGCTGCTGGCGCTGCGCTGGGGCCTCACCGTCGCCACCTGCCTGGCCTTCGTCAACAGCTGCGCCAACCCGCTCATCTACCTGCTGCTGGACCGCTCGTTCCGCGCGCAGCTGCGGCAGCGCGGGGCCTGCGGGCGCGCCGACCGCCCGGCGCGCTGGAGCAGCTCGGCGTCATCACTCTCCGGCGACGACGGCTCCCCGTTCAGGAGCCCGGCCCGCGCGGGCGGCCGAGCCCAGACGGCGAGCGCCCCCAAGGCTGTCGGCCCATAG